In Arthrobacter sp. CDRTa11, one DNA window encodes the following:
- a CDS encoding F0F1 ATP synthase subunit epsilon → MAELEVEIVAADHFVWSGAAKMVKARTSDGEIGILPGHSPLLAILAEGELAIQPVSGDRIAVVVDGGFFSVDNNRVVIVADNAQLGDAATAGIR, encoded by the coding sequence ATGGCTGAGCTTGAGGTTGAGATTGTCGCAGCGGACCACTTCGTGTGGTCCGGAGCGGCCAAGATGGTCAAGGCCCGCACCAGCGATGGTGAAATCGGAATCCTGCCCGGCCACTCGCCCCTGCTGGCGATCCTGGCCGAAGGTGAACTGGCGATTCAGCCGGTTTCCGGTGACCGCATTGCCGTAGTTGTTGATGGCGGATTCTTCTCCGTCGACAACAACCGCGTGGTTATTGTTGCTGACAACGCCCAGCTGGGTGACGCGGCTACTGCTGGGATCCGCTAG
- the atpD gene encoding F0F1 ATP synthase subunit beta — MTATATEHVAATSGATGRIARVIGPVVDVEFPADAIPSIYNALTAEITLNGVTRPITFETSQHLGDNLVRAIALQATDGLVRGTSVVDSGAPISVPVGDGVKGHIFNVLGQPLDIAESELETTERWPIHRKAPSFASLEGQTEMLETGIKVIDLLTPYIKGGKIGLFGGAGVGKTVLIQEMITRVARNFGGTSVFAGVGERTREGNDLWVEMEEAGVLKDTALVFGQMDEPPGTRLRVALSALTMAEYFRDVQKQDVLLFIDNIFRFTQAGSEVSTLLGRMPSAVGYQPNLADEMGLLQERITSTKGHSITSMQAIYVPADDYTDPAPATTFAHLDATTELSREIASRGLYPAVDPLTSTSRILDPQYIGKDHYNTAVRVKQILQKNKELQDIIAILGVDELSEEDKIVVSRARRIQQFLSQNTYTAKQFTGVEGSTVSIKDTIEGFTAICDGDLDHIAEQAFFNVGGLDDVERQWAKIQEQTK; from the coding sequence ATGACTGCCACTGCTACCGAACACGTAGCCGCAACGTCCGGTGCCACCGGCCGTATTGCTCGTGTCATTGGCCCGGTTGTCGACGTCGAATTCCCGGCTGACGCAATCCCCTCGATTTACAACGCCCTCACCGCTGAAATTACCCTCAACGGTGTGACCCGGCCCATCACGTTCGAGACCTCCCAGCACCTGGGTGACAACCTCGTCCGCGCCATCGCCCTGCAGGCTACCGACGGACTTGTCCGCGGCACGTCTGTCGTGGACAGCGGTGCCCCGATCTCTGTTCCCGTCGGCGACGGCGTCAAGGGACACATCTTCAACGTCCTGGGCCAGCCCCTGGACATTGCCGAGTCGGAGCTGGAGACCACCGAGCGCTGGCCGATCCACCGCAAGGCACCGTCTTTCGCCTCGCTTGAAGGCCAGACTGAAATGCTGGAAACCGGCATCAAGGTCATCGACCTCCTCACCCCGTACATCAAGGGTGGAAAGATCGGCCTCTTCGGTGGCGCCGGCGTCGGCAAGACCGTTCTGATCCAGGAAATGATCACCCGTGTGGCCCGCAACTTCGGTGGTACTTCGGTATTCGCCGGTGTTGGCGAGCGTACGCGTGAAGGTAACGACCTCTGGGTTGAAATGGAAGAGGCAGGCGTCCTGAAGGACACCGCCCTTGTGTTCGGCCAGATGGACGAGCCGCCTGGAACGCGTCTGCGCGTGGCACTGTCCGCCCTGACCATGGCGGAGTACTTCCGCGATGTGCAGAAGCAGGACGTGTTGCTCTTCATCGACAACATCTTCCGCTTCACGCAGGCAGGTTCCGAGGTTTCCACCCTCCTCGGCCGCATGCCGTCGGCCGTGGGTTACCAGCCCAACCTTGCAGACGAGATGGGCCTCCTGCAGGAGCGCATTACGTCCACCAAGGGCCACTCCATCACCTCGATGCAGGCCATCTACGTCCCCGCAGATGACTACACCGACCCGGCCCCGGCCACCACGTTCGCGCACCTGGATGCCACCACGGAACTTTCCCGTGAAATTGCATCGCGCGGCCTGTACCCCGCCGTGGACCCGCTGACGTCCACCTCCCGAATCCTGGACCCCCAGTACATCGGCAAGGATCACTACAACACGGCTGTCCGTGTTAAGCAGATCCTGCAGAAGAACAAGGAACTCCAGGACATCATCGCCATCCTCGGTGTTGACGAACTGTCGGAAGAGGACAAGATCGTCGTGTCGCGTGCACGCCGCATCCAGCAGTTCCTTTCCCAGAACACCTACACCGCCAAGCAGTTCACCGGCGTCGAAGGCTCCACGGTTTCCATCAAGGACACCATCGAAGGCTTCACCGCGATCTGCGACGGCGACCTCGACCACATCGCAGAGCAGGCGTTCTTCAACGTCGGCGGCCTGGATGACGTTGAGCGCCAGTGGGCCAAGATCCAGGAACAGACCAAGTAA
- a CDS encoding F0F1 ATP synthase subunit gamma, with amino-acid sequence MGAQIRVYRQKISSTTSMRKIFKAMELIATSRIGKARARVAASLPYANAITRAVSAVASQSEIDHPLTTEPEQIRRAAVLVITSDRGLAGSYSASVLKQAEGLNELLHAEGKEVKTYLVGRKAQAYFEFRGREYTRVWTGGTDAPEFETAREVGEALLADFATDYEEGGVDEIHVVYTRFKSMVTQEPTVVRLLPLEVVEEQAASESELLPLYEFEPETERVLDALLPRYIESRLFAAMLQAAASELAARQRAMKSAGDNATDLIKKYTRLRNTARQAEITQELSEIVAGADALAS; translated from the coding sequence ATGGGAGCCCAGATTCGGGTCTACCGCCAGAAGATCAGCTCGACGACGTCGATGCGCAAGATCTTCAAGGCGATGGAACTGATCGCTACCTCGCGCATCGGCAAGGCCCGCGCACGCGTAGCAGCTTCACTGCCTTACGCGAACGCGATAACCCGCGCCGTTTCTGCTGTCGCAAGCCAGAGCGAAATCGACCACCCGCTGACCACCGAGCCGGAGCAGATCCGTCGCGCAGCAGTCCTGGTAATCACCTCGGACCGCGGCCTGGCAGGGTCATACTCCGCAAGTGTGCTCAAGCAGGCGGAAGGTCTTAACGAACTGCTTCACGCCGAAGGCAAGGAAGTAAAGACGTACCTCGTCGGCCGTAAGGCGCAGGCGTACTTCGAGTTCCGGGGCCGGGAGTACACCCGCGTATGGACCGGCGGCACTGACGCACCTGAATTCGAAACGGCACGCGAAGTTGGCGAGGCACTCCTTGCGGATTTTGCCACGGACTACGAAGAGGGCGGCGTGGACGAAATCCACGTTGTCTACACCCGCTTCAAGTCCATGGTGACGCAGGAACCCACAGTGGTCCGCCTGCTTCCGCTCGAAGTTGTTGAAGAGCAGGCTGCATCGGAATCCGAGCTCCTGCCGCTGTACGAGTTTGAGCCGGAAACCGAGCGGGTACTTGACGCTCTGCTGCCGCGCTACATCGAATCGCGCCTCTTTGCGGCGATGCTGCAGGCGGCGGCTTCCGAGCTCGCGGCCCGCCAGCGGGCGATGAAGTCTGCAGGCGATAACGCTACAGACCTCATCAAGAAGTACACGCGTCTGCGCAACACTGCCCGCCAGGCTGAGATTACGCAGGAGCTTTCAGAGATTGTGGCCGGTGCCGACGCGCTTGCGTCCTAA
- the atpA gene encoding F0F1 ATP synthase subunit alpha gives MAELTINADDVRNALNEFAASYEPGNAERVEVGRVTTASDGIARVEGLPSVMANELLRFEDGTLGLAQNLDVREIGVIVLGDFTGIEEGQEVHRTGQVLSVPVGDAFLGRVVDPLGVPIDDLGEIKAETTRALELQAPGVTQRKSVHEPMQTGLKAIDAMIPIGRGQRQLIIGDRQTGKSAIAIDTIINQKANWASGDVTKQVRCIYVAIGQKASTIAAIRQTLEDNGALEYTTIVASPASDPAGFKYLAPYAGSAIGQHWMYGGKHVLIVFDDLSKQAEAYRAVSLLLRRPPGREAYPGDVFYLHSRLLERCAKLSDELGAGSMTGLPLIETKANDVSAYIPTNVISITDGQIFLQSDLFNANQRPAVDVGVSVSRVGGAAQVKSMKKVSGTLKLDLAQYRDMQAFAMFASDLDAASRQQLTRGARLMELLKQGQYAPFPVEDQVVSIWAGTNGYLDDVPVEDINRFEAGFLEHLKHRSSILTTLAQTNVLDDDTAAALKTAIVDFKQGFFGEGDNHLVGAGHEEHQAIDEAQVDQEKIVRQKR, from the coding sequence ATGGCCGAATTGACCATCAACGCCGACGACGTCCGTAATGCGCTGAACGAGTTCGCGGCGTCCTACGAACCCGGAAACGCAGAACGCGTAGAGGTCGGCCGCGTTACCACCGCAAGTGACGGCATCGCCCGTGTTGAGGGCCTTCCCTCGGTCATGGCGAACGAGCTGCTTCGCTTCGAAGACGGCACTCTGGGCCTGGCCCAGAACCTCGACGTCCGCGAGATCGGTGTTATTGTCCTCGGTGACTTCACCGGGATTGAAGAAGGCCAGGAAGTTCACCGCACGGGACAGGTTCTGTCCGTACCCGTCGGCGACGCATTCCTCGGCCGCGTGGTGGACCCCCTCGGTGTCCCCATCGACGACCTCGGCGAAATCAAGGCCGAGACCACCCGTGCCCTGGAACTCCAGGCTCCGGGCGTCACCCAGCGCAAGTCAGTGCACGAACCGATGCAGACCGGCCTCAAGGCTATCGACGCCATGATCCCGATCGGCCGCGGCCAGCGCCAGCTGATCATTGGTGACCGCCAGACGGGTAAGTCGGCCATCGCCATTGACACGATCATCAACCAGAAGGCCAACTGGGCTTCCGGTGATGTGACCAAGCAGGTCCGCTGCATCTACGTCGCGATCGGCCAGAAGGCGTCGACCATCGCTGCCATCCGCCAGACCCTCGAGGACAACGGCGCACTGGAGTACACCACCATCGTGGCGTCCCCGGCTTCTGACCCCGCAGGCTTCAAGTACCTGGCACCGTATGCAGGTTCTGCCATCGGCCAGCACTGGATGTACGGCGGCAAGCACGTCCTGATCGTGTTTGATGACCTGTCCAAGCAGGCTGAGGCCTACCGTGCAGTGTCGCTGCTGCTCCGCCGTCCGCCGGGACGCGAAGCCTACCCGGGCGACGTCTTCTACTTGCACTCCCGCCTCCTGGAGCGTTGTGCCAAGCTCTCTGACGAGCTGGGCGCCGGTTCCATGACCGGCCTGCCGCTCATCGAGACCAAGGCAAACGACGTCTCGGCCTACATTCCGACCAACGTCATCTCCATCACTGACGGCCAGATCTTCCTCCAGTCGGATCTCTTCAACGCCAACCAGCGTCCCGCTGTTGACGTGGGTGTCTCTGTGTCCCGCGTTGGCGGTGCCGCACAGGTCAAGTCCATGAAGAAGGTCTCCGGTACCTTGAAGCTGGACCTGGCCCAGTACCGCGACATGCAGGCATTCGCCATGTTCGCCTCGGACCTGGATGCTGCCTCACGCCAGCAGCTGACCCGTGGCGCACGCCTGATGGAACTGCTCAAGCAGGGACAGTACGCGCCGTTCCCGGTCGAGGACCAGGTTGTCTCGATTTGGGCCGGCACCAACGGTTACCTCGACGACGTTCCCGTGGAAGACATCAACCGCTTCGAGGCAGGCTTCCTGGAGCACCTCAAGCACCGGTCCTCCATCCTGACCACGCTTGCACAGACCAACGTCCTCGACGACGACACCGCCGCCGCACTGAAGACCGCCATCGTGGACTTCAAGCAGGGCTTCTTCGGGGAAGGCGACAACCACCTCGTTGGCGCCGGCCACGAGGAGCACCAGGCCATCGATGAGGCCCAGGTCGACCAGGAAAAAATCGTCAGGCAGAAGCGCTAG
- a CDS encoding F0F1 ATP synthase subunit delta has product MAGVSSESLTKALAELEAKLPTASLQLAKELFGILGTVDTSAGLRRALTDPSRNGEEKAALVRQLFGGKVSADAVEIASGLAGSRWASARDIGDALETLAASVVIAVAENKSAVSASGISGLEELENDLFSFNQAVASNHEVQRALSEPQASAAAKTTLAEKLVPGASEEAKVLIGQAVSQPRGIKPTRLVARFAELAAKRQLRWIATVSVTRPLTETQASRLQAGLNALYGRELKVNINVDPTLIGGIRIQVGDEVVDASVVTRLGQLHRQLAG; this is encoded by the coding sequence ATGGCAGGTGTATCGAGCGAATCGCTGACCAAAGCGCTGGCTGAGTTGGAAGCCAAGCTTCCTACGGCTTCGCTGCAGTTGGCTAAGGAACTCTTCGGCATTCTGGGAACGGTGGACACGTCGGCTGGACTGCGGCGTGCGCTTACTGACCCCTCCCGCAACGGCGAAGAAAAGGCGGCGCTGGTCCGGCAGTTGTTTGGCGGAAAAGTTTCCGCCGATGCTGTTGAAATTGCGAGCGGACTGGCCGGCTCACGCTGGGCATCTGCACGCGATATCGGCGATGCACTCGAGACCCTTGCCGCTTCGGTGGTTATCGCCGTCGCTGAAAACAAGTCGGCCGTCTCAGCCTCTGGAATCAGCGGGCTGGAAGAGCTGGAGAACGATCTGTTCTCCTTCAACCAGGCCGTTGCCTCCAACCACGAGGTACAGCGTGCTCTGTCCGAGCCGCAAGCAAGCGCTGCAGCGAAGACAACCTTGGCCGAGAAGCTTGTTCCTGGAGCAAGCGAGGAAGCAAAGGTCCTGATTGGCCAGGCAGTGTCCCAGCCCCGCGGTATCAAGCCCACCCGGCTTGTGGCGCGGTTTGCAGAGCTGGCAGCAAAGCGCCAGCTGCGCTGGATCGCAACGGTCAGCGTTACCCGTCCATTGACGGAGACGCAGGCCAGCCGGCTCCAGGCCGGGCTGAACGCCCTTTACGGGCGTGAGCTCAAGGTCAACATCAACGTTGACCCAACGCTTATTGGCGGTATCCGGATCCAGGTGGGCGACGAAGTGGTTGACGCTTCCGTTGTTACCCGTCTGGGCCAGCTCCACCGTCAGCTCGCCGGCTAA
- a CDS encoding F0F1 ATP synthase subunit B, whose amino-acid sequence MNQVIISAATEGETNPLVPNVWEMGVVLVGFAVLMFIVVKFVVPMFEKTFAERAEAIEGGIAKAEKAQAEASAALEEYKQQLTDARAEANRIREEARAEGAQILADLKEKAAAESARITAQAHTQIESERQAAVVSLRSEVGSLATTLAGRIVGEALNDDDRASRVVDRFLADLESQNAGAAK is encoded by the coding sequence ATGAACCAGGTGATCATCTCAGCCGCCACAGAGGGCGAGACTAACCCACTGGTACCCAACGTCTGGGAAATGGGCGTTGTCCTCGTCGGCTTTGCTGTCCTCATGTTCATCGTGGTCAAGTTCGTTGTCCCGATGTTCGAGAAGACATTCGCAGAGCGCGCTGAGGCAATTGAGGGCGGCATCGCCAAGGCCGAGAAGGCCCAGGCGGAAGCTTCTGCAGCCCTCGAAGAATACAAGCAGCAGCTCACGGACGCCCGCGCAGAGGCCAACCGCATCCGTGAGGAAGCACGTGCCGAAGGCGCCCAGATCCTTGCCGATCTGAAGGAAAAGGCTGCCGCAGAGTCCGCGCGCATTACCGCGCAGGCGCACACGCAGATCGAATCAGAGCGCCAGGCGGCAGTTGTCTCCCTGCGCTCCGAGGTTGGTTCACTTGCTACCACGCTTGCCGGCCGCATTGTGGGCGAAGCCCTCAATGACGACGACCGCGCAAGCCGCGTTGTTGACCGCTTCCTGGCAGATCTGGAGAGCCAGAACGCAGGTGCAGCTAAGTAA
- the atpE gene encoding ATP synthase F0 subunit C produces MEGNLNLVGYGLSAIGGGIGVGLVFAAYINGVARQPEAQRVLQPIAFLGLALTEALAILGLVFAFVL; encoded by the coding sequence ATGGAAGGCAATCTCAACCTCGTAGGTTACGGTCTGTCCGCAATCGGAGGTGGTATCGGTGTTGGTCTCGTGTTCGCCGCTTACATCAACGGTGTGGCACGCCAGCCGGAAGCCCAGCGCGTCCTGCAGCCGATCGCGTTCCTCGGCCTCGCGCTGACTGAAGCCCTCGCCATCCTCGGCCTGGTCTTCGCCTTCGTTCTCTAG
- the atpB gene encoding F0F1 ATP synthase subunit A gives MIALALPAQDSGEFTPPGINEMHLPAILPWGAAEGFSKQMLLVLLSVVFIAVFFVLAARKQQLVPGKLQFAGEAAYGFVRNGIAKDIIGGRDFMKYVPLLFSLFFFILVNNIYGAIPFFQLPTFSHVGGAYVLAGIVYFTWIAIGIKKNGLRYFKLATVPSGVPWYILPIVIPIEIISNFLVRPVTHSLRLFATMLAGHLIVMIAGYGIEFLIMQENVLLKGTSLLVLGGAIAMYMLEALIMVLQAYVFTLLTAIYIEGALHADSH, from the coding sequence TTGATCGCGCTTGCGCTCCCGGCCCAAGATTCAGGAGAGTTTACTCCTCCTGGAATTAACGAAATGCATTTGCCGGCAATCCTGCCGTGGGGTGCTGCAGAGGGATTCTCCAAGCAGATGCTGCTTGTCCTGCTCTCTGTTGTCTTTATCGCCGTCTTCTTCGTGCTTGCCGCACGCAAGCAGCAGCTGGTACCCGGCAAGCTCCAGTTCGCCGGCGAGGCAGCCTACGGCTTCGTCCGCAACGGAATCGCCAAGGACATTATCGGCGGCAGGGACTTCATGAAGTATGTCCCGCTGCTGTTCAGCCTGTTCTTCTTCATCCTGGTGAACAACATCTACGGGGCCATCCCGTTCTTCCAGCTCCCCACGTTCTCACACGTCGGCGGCGCCTATGTCCTGGCGGGCATCGTTTACTTCACCTGGATCGCCATCGGCATCAAGAAGAACGGCCTGCGCTACTTCAAGCTGGCCACGGTGCCCTCAGGCGTTCCCTGGTACATCCTCCCGATCGTTATCCCGATCGAAATCATCTCCAACTTCCTGGTCCGGCCCGTCACGCACAGCCTCCGTCTGTTCGCGACCATGCTCGCCGGGCACCTCATCGTGATGATCGCCGGTTACGGCATCGAGTTCCTGATCATGCAGGAGAACGTCCTGCTGAAGGGCACGTCCCTCCTGGTCCTGGGCGGCGCCATCGCCATGTACATGCTTGAAGCACTGATCATGGTCCTGCAGGCCTATGTGTTCACCCTGCTGACCGCGATCTACATCGAAGGCGCACTTCACGCCGACAGCCACTAG
- a CDS encoding AtpZ/AtpI family protein produces the protein MSDRKRVGDSDASKHQVTGSAPGVSAENNDGGYNAGIAVFSYIIGGIIVWSLIGWGLDYLWGTRWFVLAGALLGAVGGFYLSHMHGLTSTRKNAGDRPAASGPSKDGKH, from the coding sequence ATGTCTGACCGGAAGCGAGTGGGAGACAGCGACGCCTCCAAGCACCAGGTAACCGGTTCCGCACCTGGTGTTTCGGCTGAGAATAACGACGGCGGATACAACGCCGGGATAGCCGTCTTTAGCTACATAATTGGCGGAATCATCGTCTGGAGTTTGATAGGGTGGGGTCTGGATTATCTGTGGGGAACGCGCTGGTTCGTGCTCGCAGGCGCTCTGCTTGGAGCCGTCGGAGGTTTTTACCTTTCCCACATGCATGGCCTCACCAGTACTCGAAAAAATGCGGGGGATCGCCCTGCTGCCAGCGGGCCGTCCAAGGACGGCAAACACTAA
- a CDS encoding MraY family glycosyltransferase has translation MIMYLLMGLTAAVVSYSMTWLARVIGNRLELHMPIRSRDMHSTPVSRLGGVAIFLGVMVALIVASQSFFVKDIYRNNFSPWGILAGAALIVLVGVADDLLDIRWWVKLIGQSAAALVVAIWGVRMTIVPWVPEPITLDNEMLRVGLTAGLIVTTMNAFNFIDGLDGLAAGVAIIGGTAFFFTAYWVHRNAVLLDYSDLATLITAVVVGSCIGFLPHNWFPSKIFMGDSGAMLIGLLMSAAGIVSTGQITSGLYDRANGISTVIPILLPFAVLFLPLLDLGLAVVRRTARGRSPWSADRGHLHHKLLDIGYSHRTVVILMYLWTAILSFGGLAFAVFPWQIVLSVDLFATLVMGLITAWPYLSRRNDQAPA, from the coding sequence ATGATTATGTACCTGCTCATGGGCTTGACGGCTGCCGTCGTGTCCTATTCGATGACCTGGCTTGCCCGCGTGATCGGCAACAGGCTTGAACTGCACATGCCCATCCGCAGCCGGGATATGCATTCCACCCCGGTATCACGTCTCGGCGGCGTAGCGATCTTCCTGGGGGTGATGGTTGCGCTGATTGTGGCCAGCCAGTCCTTTTTTGTGAAGGACATCTACCGGAACAACTTTTCCCCATGGGGGATCCTCGCCGGAGCCGCGCTGATCGTGCTGGTGGGCGTAGCCGATGACCTGCTGGACATCCGTTGGTGGGTAAAGCTCATCGGACAAAGTGCCGCAGCCCTGGTGGTGGCCATCTGGGGAGTCCGAATGACCATTGTCCCCTGGGTACCGGAACCGATCACTTTGGACAATGAGATGCTCAGGGTGGGGCTGACTGCCGGGCTGATCGTGACCACCATGAACGCCTTCAACTTCATCGATGGGCTGGACGGCCTGGCTGCCGGCGTGGCCATCATCGGCGGCACAGCATTCTTTTTCACCGCCTACTGGGTGCACCGAAACGCCGTACTCCTGGACTATTCGGACCTGGCGACGCTCATCACCGCCGTAGTGGTGGGCAGCTGCATCGGATTCCTGCCGCACAACTGGTTCCCCTCCAAGATTTTTATGGGAGATTCCGGGGCAATGCTGATCGGCCTGCTGATGTCCGCTGCCGGTATCGTCTCCACCGGCCAGATCACCTCAGGCCTGTACGACCGCGCCAACGGTATTTCAACCGTCATTCCCATCCTCCTGCCGTTCGCCGTGCTGTTCCTGCCGCTGCTTGACCTGGGCCTGGCAGTAGTACGCCGCACAGCCCGCGGGCGTTCGCCATGGTCTGCGGACCGCGGCCATCTGCACCACAAGCTCCTGGACATCGGCTATTCGCACCGGACCGTGGTGATCCTGATGTACCTCTGGACTGCCATTCTGTCCTTTGGGGGGCTGGCTTTTGCAGTGTTCCCGTGGCAGATCGTGCTCTCGGTTGACCTCTTCGCCACTCTGGTTATGGGCCTGATCACCGCGTGGCCGTACCTCAGCCGCCGTAACGACCAGGCGCCGGCGTAA
- a CDS encoding glycosyltransferase, whose translation MPVRVAVAAVTFNRHKELAVLLDAINAQSATVDTICLVDSGTEPARDVAAKHSNVDYVRSEANLGGAGGFALAALKAVASGAKWIWMMDDDAEPADAECLATLLREAEARDLEAVVPLVTAPGHPDRLSFFFRLDGKVTHDRAEVEKLGFMPDDGHFFNGALIRSDVFFKVGLPDMRLFIRGDEVDFTIRLRKAGIRFGTVTTTAITHPHAFTETKHVYGAGWHVIVPESAFKRYYYYRNRGYLIRRYFRVKSLVADVGGYVGYFAQRRDLPGFLDWARSFTTGLRAKGFAPLEDQKF comes from the coding sequence ATGCCCGTTCGGGTTGCTGTCGCCGCCGTGACATTTAACCGTCACAAAGAGCTGGCTGTCCTGTTGGACGCCATCAACGCCCAGTCCGCAACGGTGGACACGATTTGCCTCGTTGACAGCGGCACGGAACCGGCCAGGGACGTGGCCGCCAAGCATTCCAACGTCGATTACGTCCGCTCCGAGGCCAACCTCGGCGGGGCGGGCGGCTTTGCCCTCGCCGCCCTCAAAGCTGTTGCCAGCGGTGCCAAATGGATCTGGATGATGGACGACGACGCCGAGCCGGCCGACGCCGAATGCCTGGCCACGCTGTTGCGCGAGGCCGAGGCACGCGACCTTGAGGCTGTGGTCCCGCTGGTGACGGCGCCGGGCCATCCGGACCGGCTGTCCTTTTTCTTCCGCCTGGACGGCAAGGTTACCCACGACCGGGCAGAGGTGGAAAAGCTTGGCTTCATGCCGGATGACGGCCACTTCTTCAACGGCGCGCTGATCCGCTCTGACGTCTTTTTCAAAGTGGGCCTGCCGGACATGCGCCTCTTCATCCGCGGCGACGAAGTGGACTTCACCATCCGCCTGCGGAAGGCGGGCATCCGCTTTGGCACTGTCACCACCACTGCCATCACCCATCCGCATGCCTTCACCGAAACCAAGCACGTCTACGGCGCCGGCTGGCATGTGATTGTGCCGGAGTCGGCGTTCAAGCGCTACTACTACTACCGCAATCGCGGTTACCTGATCAGGCGCTACTTCCGCGTCAAATCGTTAGTGGCCGACGTCGGCGGTTATGTTGGTTATTTTGCCCAGCGCAGGGACCTGCCCGGTTTCCTGGACTGGGCGAGGTCGTTCACCACCGGTTTGCGGGCCAAGGGCTTCGCTCCCCTGGAGGACCAGAAGTTCTAG
- a CDS encoding WecB/TagA/CpsF family glycosyltransferase, which yields MTLARQQIPVLGIDATPLKVAELMDVLEGFVADGTTRTVLGHNLHSVTLTHSDAAFRALYEDSDVVLLDGAPVLWLWSRSRKASGAVMDYRLGSTDWIPALGQVAGLERIAVIGAGPEANAKAVLRLEGIVPSATVVGIPGEGWNDSAEEAAAAWLEEQRPQLVLLGLGMPLQESVLQRRIGSLPPAIYCTVGGAIEQLAGIQKLAPRWLGRLGLEWAWRLILHPRRVAYRVFGEPWVLLWLLARRRLRRNP from the coding sequence ATGACGCTGGCTCGGCAGCAGATTCCTGTCCTGGGCATTGACGCCACACCCCTGAAGGTAGCCGAACTGATGGATGTCCTTGAAGGTTTTGTGGCCGACGGGACCACCAGGACCGTCCTTGGACACAACCTGCACAGCGTTACGCTTACCCATTCGGACGCGGCATTCCGTGCACTGTACGAAGACAGCGACGTCGTGCTTCTCGACGGCGCACCCGTCCTGTGGTTGTGGAGCAGGTCCCGCAAGGCCTCAGGGGCCGTGATGGATTACCGGCTGGGTTCCACCGACTGGATCCCTGCCCTGGGCCAGGTGGCCGGCCTTGAGCGGATCGCAGTCATCGGGGCAGGACCTGAAGCAAACGCCAAGGCAGTCCTGCGGCTGGAGGGTATTGTGCCGTCGGCCACGGTAGTGGGTATTCCCGGCGAAGGCTGGAATGACAGCGCCGAAGAAGCCGCAGCCGCGTGGCTCGAGGAGCAGCGGCCCCAGCTTGTCCTGCTCGGATTGGGCATGCCGCTGCAGGAGTCCGTGCTCCAGCGCCGGATTGGTTCACTGCCGCCGGCGATCTATTGCACCGTTGGCGGGGCCATCGAACAACTGGCGGGAATCCAGAAGCTCGCACCCCGATGGCTGGGCAGGCTCGGCCTGGAGTGGGCATGGCGGCTGATCCTGCACCCCCGGCGGGTTGCCTACCGGGTGTTCGGCGAGCCATGGGTGCTGCTCTGGCTCCTGGCCCGCCGCCGCCTCCGGCGGAACCCCTAG